A window from Streptomyces sp. NBC_00299 encodes these proteins:
- a CDS encoding nuclear transport factor 2 family protein, protein MNSVTSAAEISTLLDRYLLGLDEDKLDDAWARTLFSDDARVEFPMARHEGIEGLAAWHRQALDAFARTQHLNSPAVVDLTGEKRAVLRANLVSTHVHHPDAPGDPLFVSGTLVHGEARHTEQGWRLTELSFQLVWSTGSPPRPGGSR, encoded by the coding sequence ATGAATTCCGTCACGTCAGCAGCCGAAATCAGCACCTTGCTGGACCGATATCTATTGGGCCTCGACGAGGACAAACTCGACGACGCGTGGGCGCGCACGCTGTTCAGCGACGACGCCCGTGTCGAGTTCCCGATGGCCCGGCACGAGGGCATCGAGGGGCTCGCCGCCTGGCACCGGCAGGCACTCGACGCGTTCGCGCGCACCCAGCATCTCAACTCCCCGGCGGTGGTGGACCTCACCGGCGAGAAGCGGGCGGTGCTGCGCGCCAACCTGGTCTCCACCCACGTACACCATCCGGACGCGCCCGGCGATCCGCTGTTCGTCTCCGGCACCCTGGTCCACGGCGAGGCCCGGCACACCGAGCAGGGCTGGCGGCTGACGGAGCTGTCGTTCCAGCTGGTCTGGTCGACGGGCAGCCCGCCGCGGCCCGGGGGCTCCCGATGA
- a CDS encoding antibiotic biosynthesis monooxygenase family protein has protein sequence MPKIAADGKNLTVLNLFSTDSAEKQDSLLAAMREIVDAAAYDGWISSTVHSGQTKFGTANFIQWRSTEDLEARYAGEEFKHRTLPLFGEITTAIRLLQNEAVFTQSKPGAGDTEIGPEREDYTVIDLYGVAEKHQDDLVDTLGAAQDWLQKVPGYRSHTVLRGLRGRGIEGKWVVVYAQWDSKEAYDAFREQPAAQRSAERQRIDAKLDALAIWRDSNTYRVVHTRSAGE, from the coding sequence ATGCCGAAGATCGCAGCCGATGGTAAGAACCTGACCGTCCTCAACCTGTTCTCCACCGACTCCGCCGAGAAGCAGGACAGCCTGCTCGCCGCGATGCGCGAGATCGTCGACGCCGCCGCCTACGACGGCTGGATCTCCAGCACCGTGCACAGCGGGCAGACCAAGTTCGGCACCGCCAACTTCATCCAGTGGCGCTCCACCGAGGACCTGGAGGCGCGCTACGCCGGCGAGGAGTTCAAGCACCGCACCCTGCCGCTCTTCGGTGAGATCACCACCGCGATACGGCTCCTCCAGAACGAGGCGGTGTTCACCCAGTCGAAGCCGGGCGCCGGGGACACCGAGATCGGGCCGGAGCGCGAGGACTACACGGTCATCGACCTGTACGGCGTCGCCGAGAAGCACCAGGACGACCTGGTCGACACCCTCGGCGCGGCCCAGGACTGGCTGCAGAAGGTCCCGGGATACCGCAGCCACACGGTGCTGCGCGGTCTGCGCGGCCGTGGCATCGAGGGCAAGTGGGTCGTCGTCTACGCGCAGTGGGACAGCAAGGAGGCCTACGACGCCTTCCGCGAGCAGCCCGCGGCGCAGCGGTCGGCGGAGCGGCAGAGGATCGACGCCAAGCTGGACGCGCTGGCCATCTGGCGGGACTCCAACACCTACCGCGTGGTGCACACCCGGTCGGCGGGCGAGTGA
- a CDS encoding response regulator transcription factor, with the protein MRVLVIDPDDGTAEPLVCRLVRNGHQVRRARTGRAALQAWEQAEVVLLDLELPDLDGLQVCAEIRARGTTPLIAFTSRDTEMDRVLSLRSGADDCLVKPYGFRELIARMNAVTRRVASGGGPAGVSCGALRLDPGTREAWLGEQPLELTRKEFDILLLLASAPETVISRRDLIAGVWADEWAISTRTVDTHVSALRAKLGEGWITTVRGVGYRLEETSPSAPLR; encoded by the coding sequence ATGCGCGTACTTGTGATCGATCCGGATGACGGGACCGCCGAGCCCCTGGTCTGCCGCCTGGTGCGCAACGGCCATCAGGTCCGGCGGGCCCGCACCGGACGGGCGGCCCTCCAGGCCTGGGAACAGGCCGAAGTCGTCCTGCTCGACCTGGAGTTGCCCGACCTCGACGGTCTGCAGGTGTGCGCCGAGATCCGGGCCAGGGGCACCACCCCGCTGATCGCCTTCACCAGCCGGGACACCGAAATGGACCGGGTGCTCAGCCTGCGGTCGGGTGCGGACGACTGTCTGGTGAAGCCGTACGGGTTCCGGGAGCTGATCGCCCGGATGAACGCGGTGACCCGGCGCGTCGCCAGCGGCGGGGGCCCGGCCGGCGTGTCCTGCGGGGCCCTGCGGCTGGACCCCGGGACGCGTGAGGCGTGGCTCGGCGAGCAGCCGTTGGAGCTGACCCGCAAGGAGTTCGACATCCTTCTGCTGCTGGCCTCGGCACCGGAGACGGTGATCTCACGCCGGGACCTGATCGCCGGGGTCTGGGCGGACGAGTGGGCCATCTCCACCCGCACGGTGGACACCCACGTCAGCGCCCTGCGCGCCAAGCTGGGCGAGGGGTGGATCACCACAGTCCGGGGCGTCGGCTACCGCTTGGAGGAAACGTCGCCCTCCGCCCCGCTTCGGTGA